The following proteins are co-located in the Megalops cyprinoides isolate fMegCyp1 chromosome 15, fMegCyp1.pri, whole genome shotgun sequence genome:
- the LOC118790174 gene encoding actin-related protein 2-A produces MDSQGRKVVVCDNGTGFVKCGYAGSNFPEHIFPALVGRPIIRSTAKVGNIEIKDLMVGDEASELRSMLEVNYPMENGIVRNWDDMKHLWDYTFGPEKLNIDSRNCKILLTEPPMNPTKNREKIIEVMFETYQFSGVYIAIQAVLTLYAQGLLTGVVVDSGDGVTHICPVYEGFSLPHLTRRLDIAGRDITRYLIKLLLLRGYAFNHSADFETVRMMKEKLCYVGYNIEQEQKLALETTVLVESYTLPDGRVIKVGGERFEAPEALFQPHLINVEGVGVAELLFNTIQAADIDTRAEFYKHIVLSGGSTMYPGLPSRLERELKQLYLERVLKGDVDKLSKFKIRIEDPPRRKHMVFLGGAVLADIMKDKDNFWLTRQEYQEKGMRVLEKLGVTVR; encoded by the exons ttTGTAAAGTGCGGCTATGCTGGCTCCAACTTCCCCGAGCACATCTTCCCTGCCCTGGTGGGCCGGCCAATCATCCGCTCCACAGCCAAAGTGGGCAACATCGAGATCAAG gACCTGATGGTGGGGGATGAGGCAAGCGAGCTGAGGTCTATGCTGGAGGTGAACTATCCCATGGAGAATGGCATTGTGCGAAACTGGGACGACATGAAGCACCTGTGGGACTACACCTTCGGGCCCGAGAAGCTCAACATCGACTCCCGCAACTGCAAGATCCTCCTTACAGAGCCCCCCATGAACCCCACTAAGAACCGTGAGAAGATCATCGAG GTGATGTTCGAGACATATCAGTTCTCAGGGGTTTACATTGCCATCCAGGCCGTGCTGACACTCTATGCTCAAG GTCTGCTGACGGGCGTGGTGGTAGACTCGGGCGATGGCGTCACCCACATCTGTCCCGTTTACGAGGGCTTCTCCTTGCCCCATCTCACCCGACGACTGGACATCGCGGGGAGGGACATCACTCGCTACCTCATCAAG ctgctgttgttgagGGGCTACGCCTTCAACCACTCGGCAGACTTCGAAACGGTACGCATGATGAAGGAGAAGCTGTGCTACGTGGGCTACAACATCGAGCAGGAGCAGAAGCTGGCGCTGGAGACCACGGTGCTGGTGGAGTCCTACACG CTCCCAGATGGCAGGGTCATCAAGGTAGGAGGGGAGAGGTTCGAGGCCCCGGAGGCGCTGTTCCAGCCCCATCTAATCAATGTAGAGGgggtgggcgtggctgagctgctCTTCAACACCATCCAGGCAGCTGATATCGACACCAG GGCGGAGTTCTACAAACACATCGTGCTTTCGGGGGGCTCCACCATGTACCCGGGCCTGCCCTCCCGGCTGGAGCGGGAGCTGAAGCAGCTCTACCTGGAGCGCGTGTTGAAGGGAGACGTGGACAAACTCTCG AAATTCAAGATCCGGATTGAAGATCCTCCTCGGCGCAAGCACATGGTATTCCTGGGTGGGGCGGTGTTGGCTGACATCATGAAAGACAAGGACAACTTCTGGCTGACGCGCCAGGAGTACCAGGAGAAGGGCATGCGTGTTCTGGAGAAGCTGGGGGTCACTGTTAGATAA